In the genome of Indicator indicator isolate 239-I01 chromosome 8, UM_Iind_1.1, whole genome shotgun sequence, one region contains:
- the ANXA10 gene encoding annexin A10, with translation MYCGDYIQGTIFPAPNFNPIMDAQLLGGALQGISCEKDVLIDVLTQRCNSQRLMIAEAYRDMYGRDLITDLKENLSHHFKEVMVGLMYPPASYDAHELWHALKGIDTEEKCLIDILASRSNMEIFQMKEAYLMQYNNDLQQDIDSETSGHFRDTLMNLAQGTRMEGYADPSTAAQDAMILWEACQQKTGEHKNMLQMILCNRSYQQLWMVFQEFQNISGQDIVEAINECYDGYFQELLVAIVLCVRDKPSYFAYRLYTAIHDFGFHNKTVIRILISRSEIDLMNIRQRYKERYGKSIFHDIKHFASGHYESALLAICAGDTEDY, from the exons ATACAAGGAACGATTTTTCCTGCTCCAAATTTTAATCCTATTATGGATGCCCAGTTGCTAGGAGGAGCCCTACAGGGAATTA GCTGTGAAAAAGATGTGTTGATTGATGTCCTAACGCAGCGTTGCAACTCACAGCGGCTCATGATTGCTGAGGCGTACAGAGACATGTATGGCAGG gatCTGATAACAGACCTAAAAGAGAATCTCTCTCATCACTTCAAAGAAGTCATGGTTGGCTTGATGTATCCACCTGCCTCCTATGATGCCCATGAGCTCTGGCACGCCTTGAAG GGAAtagacacagaagaaaaatgtctaATTGACATATTAGCCTCAAGATCAAATATGGAGATCTTCCAGATGAAAGAAGCCTACCTAATGC AATATAATAATGATCTTCAACAAGATATTGATTCTGAGACTTCAGGTCACTTCAGAGATACACTCATGAACCTTGCTCAG ggaacaagaaTGGAAGGATATGCAGATCCTTCTACAGCTGCTCAGGATGCAATG ATTCTGTGGGAAGCATGTCAGCAGAAAACAGGAGAACACAAAAATATGCTGCAAATGATCCTCTGCAACAGGAGCTACCAGCAGCTGTGGATGG ttttCCAGGAATTCCAAAATATCTCTGGGCAAGACATAGTAGAGGCTATTAATGAATGTTATGATGGATACTTTCAAGAATTACTGGTTGCAATAG TTCTCTGCGTTCGTGACAAGCCTTCCTACTTTGCTTACAGGCTTTACACTGCAATTCAT GATTTTGGGTTTCACAACAAAACAGTTATAAGGATTCTCATTTCCAGGAGTGAGATTGATTTGATGAATATACGACAGCGATACAAAGAGAGATATGGGAAATCAATCTTTCATGACATTAAA CATTTTGCTTCAGGGCATTATGAGAGTGCTTTGCTTGCTATCTGTGCTGGTGACACTGAAGATTATTAA
- the LOC128968496 gene encoding uncharacterized protein LOC128968496, whose product MEASLTCAVCLSLFEEPVTLPLCSHNFCRDCVLECLASAETARLQQQRGQGQARLSRGLPGPGGGAAGTRVSCPLCRKLCPLPRGGAAALPVNTTLAEVVKLYRSGIAGAAKAGEAEQGQGAVSLSPLALGGTCQKHPGGLVQLYCRMCRQAGCGLCVSEEHQGSFHSVNLIETVYQEEKLTFFSSLKKMRIINEKLMNEISSQPNDMEMVLNSDAEVIALEFGEIFKTLEMKKRQLLEDVENQKSKKEKEFQIWKKMKESHKKTIENFLKDCEKLVHECDPQRFLEVACGLNTRMKTQLDLMNIASSYEKPPVYTQKKINIKPVVNEILALKFMSINEGIVKDLPSGGNESSTKIALFKNNIKQWQEQKYVPNAFLPVAGQEEALADGSRICTRLMSISEMSAFQNMSHEELRYKYYMERQKLTNEFKTQTSRASKKYKFVTAEASKDRSSGILLVSSPAEANNTDTVKMGPLQRAGAFDERSFSGASNHSIPSTNTNFSATNGDLKLFHERCSQEVTALVLSENSKDLVIEEKTPIQASAVTVSNEMARNSSASSGLKPAASVPVTVSNSEILDVSGERLSASPFAFSACNNSLPRFMRDAGAFSFKKKTRKYVFPQFYLGKCNHADKTDNQDENKFRKHGPVTKPTVSDASASSNLISAESEKPAVPFLFGNAERDCFPGLGVSNSLKVLPFSSIFSQSRKLSDKSTSSHMSDKTPCAIETGEHCTQKPSVSWEHKGGTSESITTVACSTSETTTAPGVNDVSDSTLVPSNSVFSFNSTCFQFAAPVFSFGNTVRNTSDSLTSSVCLSGNATEKKEKEKVTSLNKTPLNLGKFASSECSESASRHSHPKCEGSFLHVNSPKKMGSAEMPADSNSCSQPLCSIVFPVKYENASSTELNTVTKQEIKDEESETVAENTLCPKREEPESVQFQNAACSVSGMCNDLCSGGSVLKVNEAGGMPSDSDSDTEELSQTSVSTDTSSSSEYFSVAEDKISARRKSET is encoded by the exons ATGGAGGCCAGTCTGACGTGCGCCGTGTGCCTGTCCCTCTTCGAGGAACCCGTGACGCTGCCCCTCTGCTCGCACAACTTCTGCCGGGACTGCGTGCTGGAGTGCTTGGCCTCGGCCGAGACCGCCCGCCTGCAGCAGCAACGGGGCCAGGGGCAGGCCCGCCTTTCCCGGGGGTTGCCGGGGCCGGGTGGTGGCGCGGCTGGCACGCGTGTGTCGTGCCCGCTGTGCAGGAAGCTGTGCCCGCTGCCCCGTGGCGGCGCCGCCGCGCTGCCCGTCAATACCACCCTGGCGGAGGTGGTCAAGCTGTACCGCTCCGGCATAGCCGGGGCTGCGAAGGCCGGGGAAGcggagcaggggcagggggcagtCTCGCTTTCCCCGCTGGCGCTCGGGGGAACCTGTCAGAAGCATCCGGGCGGGCTGGTGCAGCTCTACTGCCGGATGTGCCGCCAGGCGGGGTGCGGGCTGTGCGTCTCTGAGGAGCATCAAGGTAGCTTCCACTCCGTCAACCTCATCGAGACTGTGTACCAGGAGGAAAAA TTAAccttcttcagcagtctgaaaaaaatgagaataatAAATGAGAAGCTGATGAATGAAATCTCAAGTCAGCCAAATGATATGGAG ATGGTGCTGAACAGTGATGCAGAGGTAATTGCACTGGAATTTGGAGAAATTTTCAAAACTCTGGAAATGAAGAAACGGCAGTTGCTGGAAGATGTTGAAAatcaaaaaagtaaaaaagagaaagaatttcagatttggaagaaaatgaaggaaagtcATAAGAAAACTATTGAGAATTTTTTGAAGGATTGTGAAAAGCTTGTCCATGAGTGTGATCCTCAACGTTTCTTGGAG GTGGCCTGTGGCTTGAATACAag aatGAAAACTCAGCTTGACCTGATGAATATAGCATCCAGCTATGAAAAACCACCAGTGTATACTCAAAAGAAGATCAATATCAAACCTGTGGTTAATGAAATCTTGGCTTTGAAGTTCATGTCCATTAATGAAGGCATTGTTAAAG ATCTGCCTTCTGGAGGAAATGAGAGCTCAACAAAAATTGCtctctttaaaaataacataaagCAATGGCAAGAGCAGAAGTATGTACCCAATGCATTTCTT cCTGTAGCAGGACAGGAGGAAGCACTGGCAGATGGTAGCAGGATCTGTACCCGCTTAATGTCGATATCAGAAATGTCAGCATTTCAAAACATGAGTCATGAG GAGTTACGTTACAAATACTATATGGAACGGCAGAAGCTCACCAATGAGTTCAAGACACAAACTTCACGTGCCAGCAAAAAGTACAAGTTCGTGACTGCTGAGGCTTCAAAGGATAGGTCCTCAGGAATTCTTTTGGTATCTTCACCTGCTGAAGCAAATAACACAGATACAGTAAAAATGGGTCCCCTGCAAAGAGCAGGTGCCTTTGATGAGAGAAGCTTTTCTGGAGCCAGTAATCATAGCATCCCATCCACAAATACGAACTTTTCTGCAACAAACGGTGACTTAAAGTTGTTTCATGAGAGATGTTCCCAGGAAGTAACTGCTCTAGTCTTATCAGAAAACTCGAAAGACTTAGTAATTGAAGAAAAAACACCAATTCAGGCATCAGCAGTTACTGTTTCCAACGAAATGGCCAGAAATTCTAGTGCTTCATCTGGCTTAAAGCCAGCAGCATCAGTGCCTGTTACTGTTTCAAATTCAGAAATTCTGGATGtttctggagagagactttCTGCTTCACCTTTTGCTTTCAGTGCATGTAACAATTCATTACCTAGATTTATGAGAGATGCAGGtgcattttcctttaaaaagaaaaccaggaaaTATGTTTTCCCTCAGTTTTATCTAGGAAAATGCAATCATGCAGATAAAACCGATAACCAGGATGAAAACAAATTTAGAAAGCATGGTCCTGTAACCAAACCCACAGTTTCTGATGCTTCTGCAAGTTCTAATTTAATCTCAGCAGAAAGTGAGAAGCCAGCTGTTCCATTTCTCTTTGGCAATGCTGAAAGAGATTGTTTTCCAGGATTGGGAGTCAGCAATTCACTTAAGGTTTTACCATTTTCCTCAATTTTTAGCCAATCCAGGAAGCTGTCTGACAAAAGTACATCATCTCACATGAGTGATAAAACACCTTGCGCAATAGAAACTGGAGAACATTGTACACAGAAACCATCTGTCTCATGGGAACACAAGGGTGGTACCTCAGAATCCATCACAACTGTAGCTTGCAGTACTTCAGAAACCACCACTGCACCTGGGGTGAATGATGTCTCCGATTCCACACTTGTCCCCAGTAACAGTGTGTTTTCCTTCAATAGTACCTGTTTTCAGTTTGCTGCACCAGtattttcttttggaaataCTGTCAGAAATACCTCTGATTCACTAACTTCCTCTGTGTGTTTGTCAGGAAATGctactgaaaaaaaggaaaaagagaaagtgacATCTCTGAACAAAACACCTTTAAATCTAGGGAAGTTTGCATCTTCAGAGTGTTCAGAATCTGCTTCTAGACATAGTCATCCCAAATGTGAAGGATCCTTCTTGCATGTGAACTCACCTAAGAAAATGGGAAGTGCAGAAATGCCTGCTGATAGTAATTCTTGTAGTCAGCCTTTATGTTCCATTGTCTTTCCTGTTAAATATGAGAATGCATCTTCTACTGAACTTAATACAGtaacaaaacaagaaataaaagatgAAGAAAGTGAAACTGTTGCTGAAAACACTTTGTGTCCTAAGAGGGAAGAAcctgagtctgtacagtttcaGAATGCAGCTTGTTCTGTATCTGGCATGTGCAATGATCTGTGTTCTGGAGGCTCTGTGCTTAAGGTAAACGAAGCAGGAGGAATGCCAAGTGACAGTGATTCTGACACTGAAGAGCTAAGTCAAACATCTGTCTCTACTGATACCAGCAGTTCATCAGagtatttttctgttgctgAAGACAAAATATCTGCtagaagaaaatcagaaacaTGA